A region of the Acidobacteriota bacterium genome:
CGGCGGTCAGGTCGCTCATCGCGCCCGCTGGGCCGTGCTGGTCCGGGTTTGGCGATCGAGCCAGGCATCGAGGTCCCGGTCGCGATAGGCGACCCGCCGGCCGATCTTCAGGAACTTTGGACCGTTTCCCTCGGACCGCCAGCGCGCCAGGTTGCGCGTAGGGGTGCGCAGGATGGCGGCCGCCTCCGGCTCAGTGCGAACAACGATCGTGTTAATTGCGTCTGTGGACATCGACTGCGCCTCCAATTGGTTACGAGTGGTAACGAACTGAAGCCAGTCTCAGCGAGCAGGCGGGACGCTCTTACGGGTCGTGTCCTACTTTCTTGGAAGCCTCGACAGCTTCTTGCTCATCGCGTCAATGCACTTCGGGTCCAGTCGCATCGATGGTTCCAGCAGTTGCGAGGCATACCAGCGCCGGGAGCGCTCTGGATGTGACCTACGAAGACGGTCATAGCGGCTGACAAGGGCTTGCTTCGCCCGATAGCCATTGTCGATTCGTGTGTCTCGCGCCGTCTTGGCTCTCTTCGCCTGGGCCGCATATTGGTCCAGCACGTACAGCACCTGGTCGTTCTCCTCGGCACCCAAACGTAGTGCGGTTAGGATGATGTCCACTATGTCCGCGTGAGAGTAGGTCGCGGTTTGTAGCTTCGACTTGAGAAGTCTTGATGAGGTCAACGTCATCACGGCGTTGCCGGCCCTTGCTTTCGCCACTGGGTCGGCCAGGTCGTGAATCTGAGTCATTACCGCGATCAGCCTTCGCGGGTTCACCTCGGTATTCAACACCCGTCCGAGCACCTTGACAGCCTTCGACTGGATCGCGTCGAGAACCTCTTCGAGGTGTTGTGCCATTTGTTGGTCGCGTTTTTGTTGCTCGCGTGACTTTGAGACGGCGGCCTTCATCGTCGCACCCGCCTTTTGAGTGCCGCGGCGATCGTGCCGCCGATTGCGTTGGCATTCTCGCGTGCGGCCGAATCGTGCAAGTGCGCGTATCGTGCCGTGGTCTGGCTCTGCTTGTGTCCCAACTGCTCGCCGATCTGCGCCAGGCTCATGCCGTGGTCGGTCAGCGCCACGCTGGCGTAGGAATGCCTGCAGGCATCGTAGAGCCGTAGGTCATCAGGAAGCCCAGCGGCCTCCCGGATCGATTGGAAGGTATGCGTCAGCGTGCTCGGGTGCATGTGCTCGCCGCGCTGCCGGCGGCCGGTGCCGGGGAACACGTACAGCGACTCGGCAAACCTGGGCCAGCGCTTCAGTAGTTGCACGGCGTCGATCGACAGGAACACCGGCTTAGCGCCGGTCTTTGACGCTGGCAACTGGATCACACCGCGTTTCAGGTCGACGAACGACCATTGCAGGCTCGCCACTTCTGCGGGCCGGCAGCCGGTCAGCAGCAGCAGTTCGATCGCCGTCAAGGCCGCGCTCGCGTAGGCGCCGGCCTTCCGCCCGTCGCGCAGCGCCTTGCCGAGTTGGGCGTACTCGTCGACCGACAGATAGCGGGTGCGCTTCTCCTCCGTGTAGAACCGGACGCCCTTGCACGGGTTGGGCTCGATGCGGTGCCATGCGCAGCACTTCGACAAGGCGGCGATCACCCGGTTGGCTTGTGTGGGGGTTGCGCGCAGCCGGTGGTGCAACTTCTCGACGTCGGCCAGGGTGAGGTCGACGATGGGAATCGAGCCCAGCCAGGGGCGGATGTGGGCGTCTACGGCGGCCTTGTAGTTGCGCTGCGTACTCTTTGAGCGCTCGATCGCGTACTCCTTCAGGAATCGATCGGCGGCCTCGGCGACTGTTACGGCGCCCCGCGCTCTATCGGTATCGGCGCAAGGGTCCTGCCCGCGGGCCACGAGTCCGCGATCGTCGACCGCCCGGTCGCGGGCCTCGGCCAGGCTCAGGTCATCGACGCGGCCGATCGTCTTCCAGCGGACCCGGCCAGACTTCAGCCGGAACTTCAGCACAAAGGCTTTCGCGCCGGCGGGGGAGATGCGCACGCCGAAGCCGGGTACGCTCTTGTCCCACGCGACGTACTGCGCGCCGGGTTGCGGGGTAAGGGCGTCGATGTCGCGCTGGGTGAGGCGGCCTGTAGATTTGGTCATGGGGCTCCCTAGCTACCACATAGCTACCAGATGGGTGCGCGTGAGTGGTAGCTAGCGAGTCCGAATGTAACACGAATAGGCCCAATTTGCAGCGATTGGCGTCGAGTGCGCATCAGATAGGGAAGCTCTGAAACGTTTCGTAATCAGCAGGTCGTCCGTTCAAACCGGATCGCCGGCTCCAAATGCCCTAGGCAAATCAAGCGAGTACCAGCCGGGGTGAACCTCGTGCCCCGGCACGTAACACCCGTCTAACAGCCGGAACCGAGCCGAAATTTAACCCGGCGGAGTCAGGGCGCGCGATAATCGTGACGTTCTGACGCCAGTTCCATGAAAGAGATCGACCCACCCGAGCAGGCGTTCACCATCATCGGCGGTCGAAGGTGGCGCACCGCCGATCCCAACATCCCCAACAACCTCCGCCAGGAATTGGTCAACGAGCTAATGGCCGCGCGCCGGGCGGTGCGTGATGGCAAGAATCAGCGTGAGATCCGAAGAGGTCGCGACAGAGTCAATGATGCAAAGGTCGCCCTGGGTGAACGTGGACACCCCTGGTGGCTGACGCGCCGGCCCGCCGCGACCAACCGTCGCATCGACGCCGCTGTTCGAGCGTTGCTGCGGAGCCGCCAACCGGGGCGCACGATCTGTCCAAGTGATGTGGCGCGGATTGTCGGGGGAGCGACATGGCGAACGCTTCTCCCCGTCGTCCGCGATCGTGCCGTCTGGCTGACAGCCCGCGGCGAGCTCGAGATTCTTCGCCGCGGCCGAATAGCGAAAACCAATCCCACCGAAGGTGTGCTTCGTTATCGACCTGCAGGCGGCCACGCTTGAAGCACAACTGCGTGACGTGGGTGCTGCGTGCCAAGACGCCCATCCGGCACGGTCGAGTCGAGCGGCGTTCAGAACTCAACCTGATACTGCGCCCGTAGTTCGTTCTTCCGACCGTTCGTGTGGACGTCCCATAGGTAGTTGAACTGCAACTTCGACTGATGTTCATGAAATAACACGCTCACGCCCGATGTGAACAGCCGAAGTTCGTCCGCACGGCTCCGGTCACTCCGGTCGATGTGCTCGTATCGGAACACGGGCTGCACGTGCGTCAGCCACGCGCGCTCGGTTGCGAACGCCCAGAAGGCCGCCGTGTAGAACGCCGAACTTCTAACGTCCCCATCGCTCGCCCGATAGAACTCGGCCTGCAGGCCCGACAGGTGGGAGCCGAGTTTTGCTTCCACGTTGTAGCGACCCCGATCGCGGTGCTCTTTGCCAGCCTGCCCCTGCATCGAGGCGAGCCCGAGCGACAGCCACGACTGCGGCGCCCAGACGAGCCTGCCCGTCACAGCCTTGTTCTCGTTATCGTCTATCAGGAGACGACGCCCCCCGTTGGTGAGTGACAGCTGCCACAGCCATCGGCTCCAGCGGCTCTCCACGTGGATTCCCAATTCTTCCGCCGCGGAAAACCGGTCGCTGACTTCCGACCGGTCGACAAATGGAATCTGTGCGGAAGACGTCAGCTCCTCGAGTCCGAGCGGCGCTTTCTCGAGCCCCAGCTTGATGTGCACGCGGTTGTGCGGCATCAGCCTTATATAGGTTCGCCGAAGCGGATCGCTCGGCCTCACGGGATCGAGTTCGATTGAGTAGTCTACGCCCCTGCTGATGTGCCCCTTGATGCCGATCTCCGCCTTCCGGAGGCGAAAGGTGTCGATCGTCGCCGCGTCGCCGTATGCATCGGCGCGCACTTGCATCAGGACGTCAAATCTCGGCGCCATCTTGATGTAGTCGGCCGGCTGCGCAGGCAGCGCGGGAGGCGTATTCAGGGCCGGCGCGGCCTGCGCAGCCACCGAAGGTGTGGCGGGGGATGCACTTGGCGACGGGGTATTCGCGCCTTCAGGCGTGGAGCGCGACTCTATCTGGCGCAGGAGTCCCTCAATGCGCGCCATTTCTTTCTTCAGCGTCGCCAACTCCGAACGCAGTTGCTCGATCTCAGGCTGCTGCGCCAGGGCAGCGGTCGAACACAACGTTGCAACCATCAAGGCGGACACGGCCACGCGCCACATGGAGTACTCCTGCTTGTCTGTTCGGTCAGCGCCTGGCTGCGGCCCTCTGACACGCAGCCCCTGAAGGAGAGCGTCGAGCAAGCTCATCGTCGATCATAGGTGTGATGTCAGTGACGGAATGTTCCAAACAGCACACGAGGGGAGCCGCGGCGCGCTCGACGCCGATCATGAAACATGTGAACCTCTGAACCTGTAGAATCCGCTGATGTTGTCGCAGGAACTGTCCGACCTCTACGCGCGCGACCTCACGCGCCTGATCCAGCAACTCAACGCCTTTCCCGACACCGCCACGCTCTGGCAGACACGCGCCGGCATCACCAATTCGGCCGGCAACCTCGCCCTGCATCTGGAGGGGAACCTGCGCGAGTTCATTGGCCGCTTGATGGGTAAGCTCGACTACCAGCGCGACCGGCCGCGCGAGTTCAGCGACTCGGGAATCGAGAAGACCGAGCTCGTCACGCGGCTGACCGCGGTGCGCGACGAGATCCCGCCGGTGATTGCCGGGATGACCGCCGACGAGCTTGACGCCGATTTTCCGCAGGTTTACGCGGGCCGGACCCTGCCGAATCGCCAGATGCTGATCCACCTCGAAGGCCACCTCAGCTATCACCTGGGGCAGATCGACTACCTGCGGCGGGTCCTGACCGGCGACGGCGCGATCACGCTCGCAGACCTGTAGCAAGCAGAGTAGAATCCGCAGCGGAGGTTCGCATGCGTCGTCTGCTAGCTTGTGCGGTGATCGCGTTGGCGTTCGTCGCCCCCGCTTCCGCCCAACTCGAGAACGTCGGCAACTTGACGTTCCCGACATCCGCTTCACCGGCCGCCCAGGCGCACTTCTTGCGCGGCGTGGCCATTCTTCACAGCTTCGGCTGGAAACAGGCGATTGCCGAGTTCCAGCTCGCCCAGAAGGCGCAGCCCGATTTCGCGCTGGCGTACTGGGGCGAGACGCTCTGCTACAACCATCCGCTCAACTCGCAGATGGATCCCAAGGAGCCGCGCGCGGTGCTGGCGCGCCTCGGGTCCGATCGCGCGGCGCGCGCCGCCAAGGCGCCGACTGCTCGCGAGAAGGGATTCCTCAACGCCGTCGAAGAACTCTGGGGCGACGGCGACTCGGCCCGCCGCAAACTTAGCTACATGGATGCGATGGAACGGCTCTATCGGCAGTTCCCGGCAGACGATGAGGTGAAGACGTTTTATGCGTTGTCGATCCTGAGCGCGTCGAGCGCCGTGGACGATCGCACCGGGCGCATGAACGTGAAGGCCGGCGCGCTGGCGTTGGACGTGTACAAGAAGAACCCCACCCATCCGGGTGCGGTCCACTACATCATTCACGCCTTCGACGATCCGGTGCACGCGCCGCTGGCCCTCGAGGCCGCGCACGTCTACGCGAAGATCGTCCCGGCGGTGTCGCACGCCGTGCACATGCCCACGCACATCTTCATCCAGCATGGGATGTGGAACGAGGTGGCCAACCAGAACATGCGCGCGTTCAACGTGGCCAAGGAACTGTGGCAGCCGGGCGACGTGCCGGGCGACATGTCGCATTCCGGTGACTGGGGCCAGTACGGCTTCCTGCAGTTGGGCGATTACGCCGGCGCGCGCGAGCGCATCCAGGCTTTCGAGTGGATGGCCGACACCACCAAGAACCCGCGCGCCATGTCGGCGCTGGCGCTCGTGCGCGCGCGCTACATCATCGAAACCGAAGAGTGGAAGGTGCAGCCGGTCGCGGAGAGCGCGTCGAACGAGACGATTCTCGCCAATGGCCTCAGCGCCGTGAAGACCGGCGACCTGGCCACGGCTGAGCGGATGGAAGCGATGCTCGCGGCCAAGGTGAAGGCGGCGCCGGGAGCTCCGGCCGAGAGCAATCCCCACGCCGATCACGGCGCGGCACCCAAGCCCGCCGCACCGGGACCTGGCGGAGCCGATGCCGGCAAGGGCGTGCGGATCATGCACAAGGAACTGGCCGCGTTGATCGCGCAGGCCAAGGGACAGACCGACGCGGCCGTGAAGCTGTTGCAGGAGGCGGTGCAGATCGAAGAGAGCATGCGTCCGCCCAACGGCGCGGCCGACCCGGTCAAGCCGTCGCACGAGCTCCTCGGGGAAGTGCTGCTCCAGGCCGGCAAGCACGCCGAGGCGGCCACCGCCTTCGAGGCCAGCCTGCTGCGCATGCCCAATCGGGCCCGTTCGCTGATGGGGGCGGCCCGTGCGCATGCCGGTGCCGGCAACAAGCAGCTGGCAGCTGAGCGCTATGCGACGCTCAACAGCTTCTGGAAGGGCAAGCCGGTCGCCAATCCCACTACCGATCTGCGGTAGTTGCCCCCCCTGGCGGCAGGGGGTAGTATTGAAGGTTACAGGCGCGAACAAATTCGCGTCTGTGACCTTCACCCACAATTGACCATGCCGCCCGCCTCCGAAAGCGCCCCTCTCATCATTCGCGGTGCGCGTACGCACAACCTGAAGAACGTCGATCTGACGCTGCCCACGGGCAAGCTGATCGTGTTCACCGGGGTCAGCGGATCCGGCAAGTCATCGCTCGCCTTCGACACGATCTACGCCGAAGGGCAGCGCCGCTATGTGGAGTCGCTCTCGGCCTACGCCCGCCAGTTCCTGGAGCGGATGGAGAAGCCGGACGTCGATCGCATCGAGGGCATCTGCCCGTCGATTGCGATTCGCCAGAAGAACAGCGTCCGCAATCCGCGCTCGACCGTCGGCACGGTCACCGAAATTCACGACTACATGCGCCTGCTCTACGCCCGTGTCGGCCGCACCATGTGCCGCACGTGCGGGCAGGAGGTGATTCGCGAGACAGCCGAGGTGGTGACGCACAAGCTGGTGGCGTTGCCCGAGGGCAGCCGGCTGCTACTGGGATTCGACCTGCCAGTGATGCAGATGAGCGGCGCGGACGAGGCGCCGGCGGCGGAGGAAGGCGAGGACGCCGAAGACCGTGGTCCGGCGGTCGCGGTACCGCAGGACGCGTCGGCCAGTCTGCTCGATGGGTTGCGGCGCAAGGGCTTTGGCCGATTGCTGATCGACGGCCAGGCGGTCGCGTTCGAAGACGTGCCGGCGGCAGCGCTGAAGGGGGCCACGGTCCTGCGAGTCGTGGTTGACCGCATCAAGACGGCCGCCGACGCGCAGACCCGCATCACCGACTCGATCGAGACGGCCTATGCCGAGGGCGGCGGCGCGGCGTGGGCGCTGCAGCTGGGCGACGCCGGTGAGCCGTCGTGGCACCTGTTCTCGGAGCGGTTCGAATGCCGCACCTGCGGTATCCCATACGAAGATCCGCAGCCGCGCCTGTTTTCGTTCAACAACCCGTTTGGCGCGTGTCCGACCTGCCACGGTTTCGGCAACATCATCGAACTCGACCTGGAGTTGGTGGTGCCCGATTCGGCCAAGTCGATCAACCAGGGCGCGATCGAGCCGTGGACCAAGCCGCACTACCGGTCGCAGCTGGCCGAACTGAAGCGGGCGGCCAAGGGCAATGGCATGCGGCTCGACGTGCCGTGGAGCGACCTGACGCCCGACGAAGTGAAGTTTGTGGTCGATGGCGAAACGCCGGTGGGGAAGGCGAAGGCGTCCGGCTACGAGGGCATCCGCGGCTTCTTCCGGTGGCTCGAGAAGAAGAAGTACAAAGTTCACGTGCGGGTCTTCCTCAGCCGCTACCGCGGCTACCTGACCTGCCCCGACTGCAGCGGCACGCGCCTGCGCCGCGAGGCCCGCGACGTGCAGGTCGGCGGCGTGACCATTGATCGGGCGTCGGCGCGCACCGTGCGCGAAGCGGAGCAGTTTTTCAAGCAACTGCAGTTGACGGTGAAAGAAGCCGCGATTGCCGACAAGGTGCTGAAGGAGATCCAGAAGCGCCTCGGCTTCCTGCGCGACGTCGGCCTCGACTACCTCACGCTCGATCGCCTGTCGTCGACCTTGTCTGGGGGCGAGGCGCAGCGCATCAACCTGGCGACCTCGCTGGGGTCGGCGCTGGTCGGCACCCTGTATGTGCTGGACGAGCCGTCGATCGGGTTGCACACGCGCGACAACCAGCGGCTGATCGACATCCTGCGGCAGTTGCGCGACCAGGGCAACACCGTGATCGTTGTCGAGCACGACGCCGACATGATCGGCGTCGCCGACTACATCGTGGACATGGGACTGGGCGCGGGCGAGCATGGCGGCCGGGTCGTGTTCACGGGGACGCTCGAGCAGCTGGTGAACGAGCCGCGATCGCTCACGGCGAAGTACTTGCGCGGCGAGCTCAGCATCCCGGTGCCACAGACACGGCGCAAGGGCGGGCCGCAGCGCCTCAAGTTGCTCGGCGCGACCGAGCACAATCTCAAGGGCGTCGACATCGAGATCCCGACCAACACGTTGACCTGTGTCACCGGTGTCAGCGGCTCCGGCAAGTCGACGCTCGTGCACGACGTGCTCTATGCCGCCCTCAAGCGCGCCAAGGGCGACTGGGACCGCAAGGTCGGCGCCCACACCCGGCTCGAGGGGCACGAGTACGTCAGCGACGTCGTGCTGGTGGACCAGACGCCGATTGGCCGCACGCCGCGATCGAACCCGGTGACCTACCTGAAGGCCTTCGACCCGATCCGCGAGTTGTTCGCGTCGACCAAGGACGCCAAGTCGCGCGGCCTCACGCCGAGCCACTTCTCGTTTAACGTGCCGGGCGGCCGGTGCGAGGCGTGCCAGGGCGAGGGCGAGGTGCGCGTCGAAATGCAGTTCCTGGCCGACGTGTTCGTGCCCTGTGAGCAGTGTGACGGCCGGCGGTTCAAGACGCAGGTGCTCGAGGTCAAGTACCGCGGCAAGAGCATCATCCAGGTGCTCGACTTGACGGTGCGCGAAGCGCTGACGTTTTTTGCCAACACGCCGAAGGTGCTGCGGCGCATGCAGGTGTTGGACGAGATCGGGCTCGGATACCTGCGCCTGGGGCAGCCGGCGACCACCCTGTCGGGTGGCGAGGCGCAGCGCATCAAGATTGCCGCGCACTTGTCATCGCACACCGGCGAACGGCTCCTCTACATCCTCGACGAGCCGACGACCGGGCTCCACTTCGACGACATCGCCAAGCTGCTGGCGGCCTTCCGCAAGCTGCTGGAGGCCGGCCACACTCTGGTCGTGATCGAGCACAACCTCGACGTGATCAAGGTCGCCGACTGGATTATCGACCTCGGCCCGGAAGGCGGCGAGAGCGGCGGCCGCGTGATGGCGATGGCGACCCCTGAACAAGTGGCGCACGTGAAGGAATCGCACACCGGCCGCTATCTCAAGCAAGTGTTGTCCTCGAACAAGGTGCTTCTCACGGTGGCCAGATGACGCTGATTTCTCGCACGTTGATGATGTTCGCCGTGTTCGCCGCCCTGGCCCAGCCGGCAGAGGCCCAGCGGGTCCTCCTCGAGGTGATGGAACTGTACGGCATTGAGGTGCCCGGCAAGGATCTGGAGGCGGCCTTCGACGCCGGGGTCGCGCCGACGGCGCCGTTGACGCCCGGCTCGTTCGCCACGCCGGTGGGCATGCTCGAAGTGGCGACCGGCCGCGACCGGGTGGCGGCGGCCTATGCCTTCGGCATTCTCGCCGGCCGCTCGGCGCGCGGTGCCGCGCCCGAGGAGCTGGCCGTCGTCGCGCAGGCCTTGCGGCAGATGGTTGTCGCCGACGATCGTCGCACGCGCATTGCCGGTGCCCGCGTGGCCGGTCGCGTGCTCGCGGCGTCGTTCGAGTCGGGCGGGGTCCGCCCGCGAGTGCCGCCCGGGCTGGTCGACGGCTTGTACGTGCTGCTGAACCGGTCCGACGAGTGGGAGCAACTCGCCGCGATGGACGCCCTGGGATCGCTCCGCGAGACCAGCGCCGTGGCGGCGCTGACCGAGCGGTATCACTTCTATCGCGAGAGCGGGAAGCGCGCGCTGGCCGGCGGCGCGCTCGAAGCGCTGGCCCGCATTGGCGACCCGTCGAGCGTGGCGTTAGTGAAGCTCCTGATCGGTGACCGATTTGCGGAAGGCAATGACCCCACTGCGCTGGCGGTGTGGTTCGCTCGCGAACGCCTCCTCAACGACGGCTCCATCGGCGCGATTCGGGAAGCCGCCGCGAACAAGCGCCTGCGGCCGCAGGCGCGCGGCTACCTGGAAGAGCTGGGCGCGCCGGTCCCGTGATCCTGCCGGTCAGCTTCTACGACCGTCCGACACTCGACGTCGCGGGCGACCTGCTGGGCAAGGTCCTGGTCTACACGTCCGAGGCCGGTCTGACCTCGGGCGTCATCGTTGAAGCCGAAGCCTACATTGGCGAGGACGATCCGGCCTGTCATGCCGCCGCCGGTCGCACTGCTCGCAACGCGCCGCTGTACGGCCCGCCGGGCCGCGCCTACGTGTATCTCAACTACGGTCTGCACGACATGGTGAACGCGGTGACCGGGGCCGACGGGCATCCCGCCGCGGTGCTGATTCGCGCGCTGGAACCGCTCGAAGGATTGCCGCTGATGCGCCGCCGCCGCGCCCAGGCGCCGTGGCGCAAGGGCAAGACGCCAGTGCCTGACCACGAACTCTGCCGGGGCCCGGGCAACCTCACGCGGGCGATGGGCATCACGCTGGCCGACAACCTGCGGCCGCTCACGCGCCAGCCGCTGACGATACGCGACGAAGGGTTGCCGGCCCCGTTGGTGGTGTGGGACAGCCGCATCGGCATTCGCGTCGGCACCGACCGCCCGTGGCGCGCCAGCGTGGCCGGCCACCGCTCGGTGTCGGGCCGGCCCGTCCGCGGATGATCAACGCGATTCGGAGGGTGGCGCCGGCGGTTGCTTGACGGTGACGTCCATCTGCGGGAACGGAATGCGAATCCCCGCGGCGTCGAACGCCTTCTTGATCCGGCGACGCATCTCGCGGCCGACCTCCCACTGCTTGAGCGGTACGGTCTTGATCCGGAAGCGCAGGGTGACATCCGACGCGTTGAAGGAGTCGAGGCCCACCACCTCGACCGGTTCCAGCATGCTGGGCCCGTACGCCGGATCAGCCATCAACGCCGCGCCGGTCTCGCGGACCACCTCGA
Encoded here:
- a CDS encoding helix-turn-helix domain-containing protein, whose product is MSTDAINTIVVRTEPEAAAILRTPTRNLARWRSEGNGPKFLKIGRRVAYRDRDLDAWLDRQTRTSTAQRAR
- a CDS encoding site-specific integrase, which codes for MTKSTGRLTQRDIDALTPQPGAQYVAWDKSVPGFGVRISPAGAKAFVLKFRLKSGRVRWKTIGRVDDLSLAEARDRAVDDRGLVARGQDPCADTDRARGAVTVAEAADRFLKEYAIERSKSTQRNYKAAVDAHIRPWLGSIPIVDLTLADVEKLHHRLRATPTQANRVIAALSKCCAWHRIEPNPCKGVRFYTEEKRTRYLSVDEYAQLGKALRDGRKAGAYASAALTAIELLLLTGCRPAEVASLQWSFVDLKRGVIQLPASKTGAKPVFLSIDAVQLLKRWPRFAESLYVFPGTGRRQRGEHMHPSTLTHTFQSIREAAGLPDDLRLYDACRHSYASVALTDHGMSLAQIGEQLGHKQSQTTARYAHLHDSAARENANAIGGTIAAALKRRVRR
- a CDS encoding DUF3253 domain-containing protein is translated as MKEIDPPEQAFTIIGGRRWRTADPNIPNNLRQELVNELMAARRAVRDGKNQREIRRGRDRVNDAKVALGERGHPWWLTRRPAATNRRIDAAVRALLRSRQPGRTICPSDVARIVGGATWRTLLPVVRDRAVWLTARGELEILRRGRIAKTNPTEGVLRYRPAGGHA
- a CDS encoding porin — its product is MSLLDALLQGLRVRGPQPGADRTDKQEYSMWRVAVSALMVATLCSTAALAQQPEIEQLRSELATLKKEMARIEGLLRQIESRSTPEGANTPSPSASPATPSVAAQAAPALNTPPALPAQPADYIKMAPRFDVLMQVRADAYGDAATIDTFRLRKAEIGIKGHISRGVDYSIELDPVRPSDPLRRTYIRLMPHNRVHIKLGLEKAPLGLEELTSSAQIPFVDRSEVSDRFSAAEELGIHVESRWSRWLWQLSLTNGGRRLLIDDNENKAVTGRLVWAPQSWLSLGLASMQGQAGKEHRDRGRYNVEAKLGSHLSGLQAEFYRASDGDVRSSAFYTAAFWAFATERAWLTHVQPVFRYEHIDRSDRSRADELRLFTSGVSVLFHEHQSKLQFNYLWDVHTNGRKNELRAQYQVEF
- a CDS encoding DUF664 domain-containing protein encodes the protein MLSQELSDLYARDLTRLIQQLNAFPDTATLWQTRAGITNSAGNLALHLEGNLREFIGRLMGKLDYQRDRPREFSDSGIEKTELVTRLTAVRDEIPPVIAGMTADELDADFPQVYAGRTLPNRQMLIHLEGHLSYHLGQIDYLRRVLTGDGAITLADL
- a CDS encoding tetratricopeptide repeat protein, translating into MRRLLACAVIALAFVAPASAQLENVGNLTFPTSASPAAQAHFLRGVAILHSFGWKQAIAEFQLAQKAQPDFALAYWGETLCYNHPLNSQMDPKEPRAVLARLGSDRAARAAKAPTAREKGFLNAVEELWGDGDSARRKLSYMDAMERLYRQFPADDEVKTFYALSILSASSAVDDRTGRMNVKAGALALDVYKKNPTHPGAVHYIIHAFDDPVHAPLALEAAHVYAKIVPAVSHAVHMPTHIFIQHGMWNEVANQNMRAFNVAKELWQPGDVPGDMSHSGDWGQYGFLQLGDYAGARERIQAFEWMADTTKNPRAMSALALVRARYIIETEEWKVQPVAESASNETILANGLSAVKTGDLATAERMEAMLAAKVKAAPGAPAESNPHADHGAAPKPAAPGPGGADAGKGVRIMHKELAALIAQAKGQTDAAVKLLQEAVQIEESMRPPNGAADPVKPSHELLGEVLLQAGKHAEAATAFEASLLRMPNRARSLMGAARAHAGAGNKQLAAERYATLNSFWKGKPVANPTTDLR
- the uvrA gene encoding excinuclease ABC subunit UvrA; the encoded protein is MPPASESAPLIIRGARTHNLKNVDLTLPTGKLIVFTGVSGSGKSSLAFDTIYAEGQRRYVESLSAYARQFLERMEKPDVDRIEGICPSIAIRQKNSVRNPRSTVGTVTEIHDYMRLLYARVGRTMCRTCGQEVIRETAEVVTHKLVALPEGSRLLLGFDLPVMQMSGADEAPAAEEGEDAEDRGPAVAVPQDASASLLDGLRRKGFGRLLIDGQAVAFEDVPAAALKGATVLRVVVDRIKTAADAQTRITDSIETAYAEGGGAAWALQLGDAGEPSWHLFSERFECRTCGIPYEDPQPRLFSFNNPFGACPTCHGFGNIIELDLELVVPDSAKSINQGAIEPWTKPHYRSQLAELKRAAKGNGMRLDVPWSDLTPDEVKFVVDGETPVGKAKASGYEGIRGFFRWLEKKKYKVHVRVFLSRYRGYLTCPDCSGTRLRREARDVQVGGVTIDRASARTVREAEQFFKQLQLTVKEAAIADKVLKEIQKRLGFLRDVGLDYLTLDRLSSTLSGGEAQRINLATSLGSALVGTLYVLDEPSIGLHTRDNQRLIDILRQLRDQGNTVIVVEHDADMIGVADYIVDMGLGAGEHGGRVVFTGTLEQLVNEPRSLTAKYLRGELSIPVPQTRRKGGPQRLKLLGATEHNLKGVDIEIPTNTLTCVTGVSGSGKSTLVHDVLYAALKRAKGDWDRKVGAHTRLEGHEYVSDVVLVDQTPIGRTPRSNPVTYLKAFDPIRELFASTKDAKSRGLTPSHFSFNVPGGRCEACQGEGEVRVEMQFLADVFVPCEQCDGRRFKTQVLEVKYRGKSIIQVLDLTVREALTFFANTPKVLRRMQVLDEIGLGYLRLGQPATTLSGGEAQRIKIAAHLSSHTGERLLYILDEPTTGLHFDDIAKLLAAFRKLLEAGHTLVVIEHNLDVIKVADWIIDLGPEGGESGGRVMAMATPEQVAHVKESHTGRYLKQVLSSNKVLLTVAR
- a CDS encoding DNA-3-methyladenine glycosylase, with the translated sequence MILPVSFYDRPTLDVAGDLLGKVLVYTSEAGLTSGVIVEAEAYIGEDDPACHAAAGRTARNAPLYGPPGRAYVYLNYGLHDMVNAVTGADGHPAAVLIRALEPLEGLPLMRRRRAQAPWRKGKTPVPDHELCRGPGNLTRAMGITLADNLRPLTRQPLTIRDEGLPAPLVVWDSRIGIRVGTDRPWRASVAGHRSVSGRPVRG